A stretch of Methanosphaerula palustris E1-9c DNA encodes these proteins:
- a CDS encoding chemotaxis protein CheW — protein sequence MALGSEVFEAQSRSTVTSNGEKRESIQVVEFVLGKEHYAIDLFDVKEVVEYTSITRLPNTPAYIQGIIDLRGEITTILDLKHRLSISETGMIADEASRIIVLDDGMARSKVGILVDDVTSVSTFEANQVDHVSTSMSREETAIIDILKRTVKLADKETTELIIWIDIRALLRDIMIIT from the coding sequence ATGGCGCTCGGGTCAGAGGTGTTTGAGGCTCAATCCAGAAGTACGGTCACATCGAACGGAGAGAAACGGGAGAGTATCCAGGTTGTCGAGTTTGTCCTGGGAAAGGAACACTATGCTATCGACCTGTTCGATGTGAAAGAGGTGGTCGAATACACCTCGATCACCAGACTTCCCAACACGCCTGCTTATATCCAGGGGATCATCGACCTTCGGGGTGAGATCACCACGATCCTCGATCTCAAGCACCGGCTCTCTATCAGTGAAACCGGAATGATTGCTGACGAAGCATCGCGGATCATCGTGCTCGACGACGGGATGGCCCGATCGAAGGTTGGGATCCTCGTCGATGACGTCACCTCGGTCTCGACGTTCGAGGCGAATCAGGTTGATCATGTCTCGACATCGATGAGCCGTGAGGAGACCGCGATCATCGACATTCTTAAACGAACGGTGAAACTCGCGGATAAGGAGACGACAGAACTGATCATCTGGATCGATATCCGGGCGTTGCTGCGTGACATCATGATCATTACCTGA
- a CDS encoding SPFH domain-containing protein, which translates to MALLDTVITIILIAVIVFVFARGVVIIQPFQQGLQIRLGKYIGRLNPGFKWVVPLITRVEKLDLRTQVVEVPSQEVITKDNSPTNVDAIVFIRVIDPEKAFFQVGNYKGATVALAQTTLRGVIGDMELDEVLYNRDVINARLRDMLDRETDQWGVKVERVEIKEVDPIGAVKQAMTEQTSAERERRAAILRADGEKRSAILKAEGLRQSMILEAEGERQSKILRAEGERQSRILEAQGQAQGLRIVSVGARPLDKRAITVLSLDALKQMAQGQATKIIFPFEISSLIKQSARFLGATEDLPDEETPFGGILDESILGPSPQTVQVNEILKDIVKNIPDTPETGEMKTKEKVDLPTE; encoded by the coding sequence ATGGCACTACTTGATACAGTGATCACGATCATCCTGATCGCGGTGATCGTCTTCGTCTTTGCACGCGGGGTCGTGATCATTCAACCCTTCCAGCAGGGGCTTCAGATCAGGCTCGGAAAATATATCGGAAGGCTGAACCCGGGATTCAAATGGGTCGTCCCACTGATCACCAGAGTTGAGAAACTGGACCTCCGGACACAGGTCGTCGAGGTTCCGTCGCAGGAGGTGATCACCAAGGACAACTCGCCGACCAACGTGGATGCGATCGTCTTCATACGGGTGATCGATCCGGAGAAAGCATTCTTCCAGGTCGGAAATTATAAAGGTGCGACCGTGGCCCTGGCTCAGACCACCCTTCGTGGTGTGATCGGGGATATGGAACTCGACGAGGTGCTCTACAACCGGGATGTGATCAATGCCCGGCTCCGGGATATGCTGGACCGGGAGACCGACCAGTGGGGGGTCAAGGTCGAGCGGGTCGAGATCAAGGAGGTGGACCCGATCGGTGCCGTCAAGCAGGCGATGACCGAGCAGACCTCTGCCGAGCGGGAACGGAGGGCCGCGATACTCCGTGCAGATGGTGAAAAGCGGTCTGCGATCCTCAAAGCCGAAGGTCTCCGGCAGTCGATGATCCTCGAAGCCGAGGGTGAACGGCAGTCCAAGATCCTCCGTGCCGAGGGGGAGCGACAGAGCAGGATCCTGGAGGCACAGGGACAGGCACAGGGGCTTCGGATCGTCTCAGTTGGAGCCCGTCCGCTCGACAAGCGTGCTATCACCGTCCTCTCACTCGATGCCCTGAAGCAGATGGCACAGGGACAGGCCACCAAGATCATCTTCCCCTTCGAGATCTCGTCGCTCATCAAGCAGAGTGCACGGTTCCTCGGAGCGACCGAGGATCTTCCCGACGAGGAGACACCCTTTGGAGGAATCCTCGATGAGAGTATCCTCGGACCGAGTCCCCAGACCGTTCAGGTGAATGAGATCCTGAAGGATATCGTCAAGAACATCCCTGATACACCTGAAACTGGGGAGATGAAGACAAAAGAGAAGGTTGACCTCCCAACCGAATAA
- a CDS encoding NfeD family protein codes for MVLFGGVELGWILIVIGALVLLAEAYTPGFFLTVPGTVLILLGALILLGVDIFNSEWGIVASVGGALAAAIVTVLLYSRITPDERPTTALSRDSFAGRTGVVTRVVDTANFDGKVEIEGNTWSAISETGTIPVGTHVRVVRSEGVHIIVKEITHDGTT; via the coding sequence ATGGTACTCTTCGGAGGAGTCGAACTCGGCTGGATCCTGATCGTGATCGGTGCGCTGGTGCTGCTCGCAGAGGCCTATACCCCAGGATTCTTTCTGACGGTTCCGGGGACCGTCCTGATCCTGCTCGGAGCCCTGATCCTGCTTGGGGTCGACATATTCAATTCAGAATGGGGGATCGTGGCCAGTGTCGGGGGAGCCCTGGCAGCTGCCATCGTGACCGTGCTGCTGTACAGCAGGATCACCCCAGATGAGCGGCCGACAACAGCCCTGAGCAGGGACTCGTTCGCCGGCAGAACCGGGGTGGTCACCAGGGTGGTGGACACCGCGAACTTCGATGGTAAGGTAGAGATCGAGGGGAACACCTGGTCGGCGATATCAGAGACCGGGACGATTCCTGTTGGAACTCACGTCAGGGTCGTCAGGTCTGAAGGCGTCCATATCATAGTTAAGGAGATTACACACGATGGCACTACTTGA
- a CDS encoding 5'-nucleotidase C-terminal domain-containing protein — translation MDNHSGDLTVLQINDTHAYLEPHVEVFAAGGRMEYRVAGGYAAIATQVQQTRDEKKGRILLLDSGDTFHGTYPAVQTKGQALVPVMNALGVDAMTAHWEFAYGPERFRDLSFDLNYPVLAINCYQRSSGRLIFPPYLVQEVGNLKIGVIGIASAIVDKGMPPSFSAGLFFTDGRKELPQYISDLRSEERVDLIVLLSHLGLPQDIRLAETIVGIDLILSGHTHNRLDEPIRINNTLICQSGCHGSFVGQVDLTVQNKQIRSARHELIPIIGIEEDSLVRELVERAVEPYREYLGTVVGTTRIPLNRATILESTMDNLLLAAVQKAAGATIALSHGWRYGAPVPAGPVTRNDLWNMIPTNPEVRTVSLTGSEIAFLFEENLEKTFSSDPFSQMGGYMKRCSGLTVYCKLENPPGYRVQGIFTATGRLDPLQEYTVAYVSSQTIGDTYGLDRAGTGTTAITALEDLLDRGPVETPLVGSVVAI, via the coding sequence ATGGACAATCACTCCGGGGATCTGACTGTTCTGCAGATCAACGATACCCATGCGTATCTTGAACCTCATGTCGAGGTCTTCGCTGCTGGTGGACGAATGGAGTACCGGGTCGCAGGGGGATATGCGGCGATCGCAACCCAGGTGCAGCAGACCCGGGATGAGAAGAAAGGACGGATACTGCTGCTCGACTCGGGGGACACGTTCCATGGCACCTACCCGGCCGTGCAGACGAAGGGGCAGGCGCTGGTGCCGGTGATGAACGCCCTCGGGGTCGATGCGATGACCGCCCACTGGGAGTTTGCCTACGGCCCTGAACGGTTCAGAGACCTCTCCTTTGATCTGAACTATCCGGTACTGGCCATCAACTGCTATCAACGCTCGAGCGGCAGGCTGATCTTCCCCCCATATCTGGTCCAGGAGGTCGGGAACCTGAAGATCGGAGTGATCGGGATCGCGTCCGCCATCGTCGACAAGGGGATGCCGCCCTCCTTCTCCGCCGGGCTCTTCTTCACCGACGGCAGGAAAGAACTGCCGCAGTATATCTCCGACCTTCGGTCAGAGGAGCGGGTGGACCTGATAGTGCTCCTCTCGCACCTCGGGCTGCCGCAGGACATCAGGCTGGCCGAGACGATCGTGGGGATCGATCTGATCCTGAGCGGTCATACCCACAACCGGCTCGATGAACCGATCAGGATCAACAACACGCTGATCTGTCAGTCCGGATGCCACGGTTCGTTCGTCGGCCAGGTGGACCTCACTGTGCAGAACAAACAGATACGATCAGCCAGGCATGAATTGATCCCGATCATTGGGATTGAAGAGGACTCGCTGGTTCGGGAACTGGTGGAGAGAGCCGTCGAACCATACCGGGAGTACCTCGGAACGGTCGTCGGCACGACAAGGATCCCGCTCAACCGGGCGACGATCCTCGAGTCGACGATGGACAACCTGCTCCTCGCTGCCGTGCAGAAAGCAGCCGGCGCCACCATCGCCCTCTCTCATGGCTGGCGGTACGGGGCCCCGGTACCGGCAGGCCCGGTCACCAGGAACGATCTCTGGAACATGATCCCGACCAATCCGGAGGTGAGGACCGTGTCGCTGACCGGATCAGAGATCGCCTTTCTCTTCGAGGAGAATCTGGAGAAGACCTTCTCGTCCGACCCGTTCTCACAGATGGGCGGGTATATGAAACGGTGCAGCGGGCTGACGGTCTACTGCAAACTGGAGAATCCACCCGGGTACCGGGTGCAGGGAATCTTCACCGCCACAGGCAGGCTCGACCCCCTGCAGGAGTACACGGTCGCCTATGTGTCGTCACAGACGATCGGCGATACCTATGGCCTGGACAGGGCCGGCACCGGGACCACTGCGATCACAGCGCTGGAGGACCTGCTCGACAGAGGTCCAGTGGAGACCCCGCTCGTCGGGAGTGTGGTCGCGATATAG
- a CDS encoding DUF7123 family protein, which produces MSTTTRIRDRYNESQDQIVQYLRSGLSKGKHYFKSKYIAMDLGLSSKEVGTNMAILADICDDLTITRWSYSNSTTWMVTPKAV; this is translated from the coding sequence ATGTCTACAACAACACGGATCAGAGACCGATACAATGAGAGCCAGGACCAGATCGTCCAGTACCTTCGGTCCGGTCTCTCAAAGGGGAAGCATTACTTTAAGTCCAAGTACATCGCGATGGACCTCGGTCTCTCCTCCAAAGAGGTCGGGACAAATATGGCGATTCTCGCCGACATCTGCGATGACCTGACGATCACCCGCTGGTCGTACTCTAACAGTACAACCTGGATGGTCACCCCGAAAGCGGTTTAA
- a CDS encoding phosphoribulokinase: protein MMQTEGKTGEKPDLCPGTGGLNFKDRIASSPCVFTIGVAGDSGSGKTTFTQSIRDIFGEDLVTTITLDDYHLYDREERKVRHITPLNPEANRLDQLEHDLVELTEGRTIDKPVYNHANGRFAPPIRFTPGKILILEGLHTFFTPALREHLDFTLFVEPDPEVKIEWKMRRDINNRGYTREQVMAELEPRERDYQRFIAPQQKYADVVVRVRFSKYGRERGIREKIYQVSLSQNRITKSIEDVDLSIDLFSLLSLSDRNFLIEFSHEQRNDERTGELILDGELSTRMVKRLETSIEEQTQVRPISDFHDHDYMTATEVVQLILAWRIIHQRVFLERCLHQDHNK from the coding sequence ATGATGCAGACTGAGGGAAAAACTGGAGAAAAACCGGACCTGTGCCCTGGCACCGGAGGATTAAATTTCAAGGACAGGATCGCGTCCTCACCCTGTGTCTTCACGATCGGGGTGGCCGGGGACAGTGGCAGTGGAAAGACCACGTTCACCCAGTCGATCAGGGATATCTTCGGGGAAGATCTGGTCACAACGATCACACTTGACGACTACCACCTCTATGATCGCGAAGAGCGAAAGGTGCGCCATATCACCCCGCTTAACCCTGAAGCGAACAGGCTAGACCAGCTCGAACACGATCTGGTGGAACTCACTGAAGGACGCACCATTGATAAACCGGTATACAACCACGCGAACGGGCGGTTTGCCCCTCCGATCAGGTTCACACCGGGAAAGATTCTGATCCTCGAAGGGCTCCATACCTTCTTCACGCCAGCGCTGCGGGAGCACCTGGACTTCACCCTCTTCGTCGAACCGGACCCGGAGGTCAAGATAGAATGGAAGATGAGGAGGGATATCAACAACCGGGGGTACACCAGGGAACAGGTGATGGCTGAACTTGAACCCCGCGAGAGGGATTATCAGAGGTTCATCGCCCCGCAACAGAAGTATGCCGATGTCGTAGTCAGGGTCAGATTCTCCAAGTACGGCAGAGAGCGTGGGATTCGAGAGAAGATCTATCAGGTCTCACTCTCCCAGAATCGGATCACCAAGTCGATCGAAGATGTAGACCTCTCGATCGATCTCTTCTCGCTCCTCTCCCTCTCTGATCGGAACTTTCTGATCGAGTTCAGCCATGAACAGCGAAACGATGAACGGACCGGGGAACTGATCCTCGACGGGGAACTGAGCACCCGCATGGTGAAGAGACTTGAAACCTCGATCGAGGAACAGACACAGGTCCGGCCGATATCCGACTTTCATGACCATGACTATATGACCGCGACCGAAGTCGTCCAACTGATTCTGGCCTGGCGAATCATCCACCAGCGGGTCTTCCTGGAGCGTTGCCTCCATCAGGACCATAACAAATGA
- the cofG gene encoding 7,8-didemethyl-8-hydroxy-5-deazariboflavin synthase CofG translates to MHQGVITFSRNVFLPLTTVCQNHCGYCSFWTPIQKGCIMGREQVIETLRLGAGAGCTEALFTFGERPEMVPGFSEHLAAIGYSSILDYCYDLCKEALRFGILPHTNAGVLSTGEMERLREVNASMGLMLETTADVPAHQGSIGKSPAERLSMIARAGKLRIPFTTGILLGIGETTRDREESLEAIADLQREYGHIQEVIVQNFCPKEGTPMADVTPITTETFCETVRMARAILPEEVAVQVAPNLADAGVLVGCGANDLGGISPVTIDYVNPEHPWPAIDRLTEVAGDAVLRERLCIYPQYITQGWYPPSMEPLIRSLSIKIQERSL, encoded by the coding sequence ATGCACCAGGGGGTAATCACGTTCTCAAGGAACGTATTTCTACCATTGACTACTGTCTGTCAGAACCATTGCGGGTACTGCAGTTTCTGGACTCCTATACAGAAAGGGTGCATAATGGGGAGAGAGCAGGTTATCGAGACACTCCGGCTGGGCGCAGGTGCAGGATGCACGGAAGCGCTCTTCACATTTGGCGAACGACCGGAGATGGTCCCGGGTTTCTCAGAACACCTGGCTGCGATCGGGTATTCTTCAATTCTCGACTACTGCTATGACCTCTGCAAAGAGGCACTTCGGTTCGGGATCCTTCCGCATACCAATGCCGGGGTGCTCAGCACAGGCGAGATGGAACGGCTTCGCGAGGTGAATGCATCGATGGGCTTGATGCTCGAGACAACGGCTGATGTGCCGGCTCATCAGGGTTCAATCGGGAAATCACCTGCTGAGCGTCTGAGCATGATCGCGCGCGCAGGAAAACTCAGGATCCCGTTCACAACCGGGATTCTGCTGGGGATCGGTGAGACGACCCGCGACCGTGAAGAGTCTCTGGAAGCGATCGCCGACCTGCAGCGGGAGTACGGCCATATCCAGGAGGTGATCGTCCAGAACTTCTGTCCCAAGGAGGGGACACCGATGGCGGATGTCACTCCTATCACCACAGAAACGTTCTGCGAGACGGTTCGAATGGCCAGGGCTATCCTCCCGGAGGAGGTGGCGGTTCAGGTCGCGCCCAACCTTGCCGATGCAGGTGTGCTCGTCGGGTGCGGTGCGAATGACCTCGGCGGCATCTCCCCGGTTACGATCGATTACGTGAACCCGGAACACCCCTGGCCTGCTATCGACCGTCTCACCGAGGTTGCAGGCGATGCAGTGCTCAGAGAGCGGCTCTGTATCTATCCCCAGTATATCACGCAGGGCTGGTATCCTCCTTCGATGGAACCGCTGATCAGATCATTATCAATAAAAATCCAGGAGAGATCTCTGTGA
- a CDS encoding phosphoribosylaminoimidazolesuccinocarboxamide synthase gives MYCKKKGEYNASVSAYFFPLLEEHGIPTHFIRMTDPSTMIVRKLTMIPLEVIVRNRAAGSIVKRYPFEEGAILDPPVIVIDYKDDSRHDPMLNDDLILALHLVTRSELRRIKEMAIAINALLVRFFDSIGITLVDFKIEFGKAGESLYLGDEISMDSMRLWDMTTGESLDKDVYRFDKGDVMEAYERVAKRIQATVKGGGQ, from the coding sequence ATGTACTGCAAAAAAAAGGGGGAGTACAATGCGAGTGTCTCGGCCTACTTCTTCCCGCTCCTCGAGGAGCACGGGATCCCGACCCATTTCATCAGGATGACCGATCCCTCCACGATGATCGTCAGGAAGCTGACCATGATCCCGCTCGAGGTGATCGTCAGAAACCGGGCTGCGGGTTCGATTGTGAAGCGGTACCCGTTTGAGGAGGGAGCGATCCTCGACCCGCCGGTGATCGTGATCGATTACAAGGATGATTCCCGGCATGACCCGATGCTCAACGACGACCTGATCCTTGCACTTCACCTGGTTACAAGAAGCGAACTCCGCCGGATCAAGGAGATGGCCATTGCGATCAATGCGCTGCTCGTCCGGTTCTTCGACTCGATCGGGATCACACTCGTGGACTTCAAGATCGAGTTTGGGAAGGCTGGCGAGTCACTCTATCTTGGTGATGAGATCAGTATGGACTCGATGAGGCTCTGGGATATGACCACCGGTGAGTCACTGGATAAGGATGTCTACCGATTTGACAAGGGGGATGTGATGGAAGCCTATGAACGGGTGGCTAAGCGGATCCAGGCCACGGTGAAGGGTGGAGGACAGTGA
- the purS gene encoding phosphoribosylformylglycinamidine synthase subunit PurS, whose amino-acid sequence MKFTATITIALKPGMLDPEARAIQQALGSIGHPTESLSTARLFRLTIEAKDREEALQQATASCERLLANPVIHTYVVEVA is encoded by the coding sequence ATGAAGTTCACTGCGACGATCACGATCGCACTGAAGCCCGGGATGCTCGATCCTGAGGCACGGGCGATCCAGCAGGCTCTCGGCTCGATAGGGCATCCCACCGAATCTCTCTCGACCGCACGGCTCTTTCGTCTGACGATCGAGGCGAAGGACCGTGAGGAGGCTCTCCAGCAGGCCACTGCCAGTTGTGAGCGACTGCTTGCGAACCCGGTGATCCATACCTATGTGGTTGAGGTAGCCTGA
- the purQ gene encoding phosphoribosylformylglycinamidine synthase I yields MRFAVVQFGGSNCDLDTFHVLDQVLGIETDLVWYHDDLQKSYDAVVIPGGFSYGDYLRAGAIAARTRIMDQIREHAAAGGLVLGICNGAQILAESGLVPGIFTRNEDPRFICREALVRVENVDTPFTSAFSVGEVIRLPIAHGEGRYVAADEDYAALKRERRVAFRFCEEDGTVAPSANLNGSFENITGVLSNDRQVLAMMPHPERASEAVLGSTDGRRIFESMIAYLHR; encoded by the coding sequence ATGCGGTTTGCTGTGGTCCAGTTCGGCGGTTCCAACTGCGACCTCGACACCTTTCATGTGCTCGATCAGGTGCTCGGTATCGAGACCGATCTGGTCTGGTACCACGATGACCTCCAGAAATCTTATGATGCTGTGGTGATCCCTGGCGGTTTCTCGTACGGCGACTACCTCCGTGCAGGGGCGATCGCCGCCAGGACCAGGATCATGGATCAGATCAGAGAGCATGCAGCAGCCGGCGGGCTGGTGCTCGGGATCTGCAATGGTGCCCAGATCCTCGCCGAGAGTGGACTCGTCCCTGGCATCTTCACCAGAAACGAGGACCCCCGGTTCATCTGCAGGGAGGCGCTGGTCAGGGTCGAGAACGTCGACACACCGTTCACCAGTGCCTTCTCAGTCGGCGAGGTGATCCGGCTTCCTATCGCCCATGGTGAAGGACGCTATGTCGCTGCTGACGAAGATTATGCGGCCCTGAAACGCGAACGAAGGGTCGCGTTCAGGTTCTGCGAGGAGGACGGGACAGTCGCGCCCTCGGCTAATCTAAACGGATCGTTCGAGAACATCACCGGTGTGCTCTCAAATGACCGGCAGGTCCTCGCCATGATGCCGCATCCAGAACGGGCGTCGGAGGCGGTGCTCGGTTCGACGGATGGTAGGCGGATCTTCGAATCGATGATCGCGTATCTCCATCGATAA
- a CDS encoding ferredoxin-thioredoxin reductase catalytic domain-containing protein produces the protein MATDEIDTTAQGEWASAYADQHDLRLNPDRAQLKNVLRGLVRNKERFGEQYCPCRIRSGDQEKDRAIICPCIYHTQEIEKDGHCHCHLFFNKQQS, from the coding sequence ATGGCTACAGATGAGATAGATACCACAGCACAGGGGGAGTGGGCGTCGGCGTATGCTGATCAGCATGATCTCCGTCTGAACCCGGACCGTGCGCAGTTGAAGAATGTGCTCCGCGGACTGGTCCGGAACAAGGAACGGTTTGGCGAGCAGTACTGTCCGTGCAGGATCAGAAGCGGGGATCAGGAGAAGGATCGGGCGATCATCTGTCCATGCATCTATCACACCCAGGAGATCGAAAAGGATGGTCACTGTCACTGTCATCTCTTCTTTAATAAACAGCAGTCTTGA
- a CDS encoding SIMPL domain-containing protein, with amino-acid sequence MERRYLFLIGLLVVLGATAMISTAATTSSGVPQTDQSTDRLIHTQATGEVQTAPDRAEILFSVETQNADVKVAQAENAQQMSTCMEALKKAGIPNESLQTTGYSITPIYSDQSSSSSIPVTTTANTTIQSYRVTNTLKVELTDVTRAGEVIDLTTAAGANRVDSLSFSLSDAQTAIYRKQVITEAVNKTRPDAEAAAAALGVSVGQVQDVSIDGLSTPVTYASLTKSTSIAPAATVSTPITPGTVSVTAQVAVVYRIG; translated from the coding sequence ATGGAACGAAGATATCTATTTCTGATCGGTCTTCTCGTGGTTCTGGGAGCCACGGCGATGATCTCGACTGCAGCGACCACCTCGTCAGGTGTACCCCAGACCGATCAGTCCACCGATCGGCTGATCCACACGCAGGCGACCGGAGAAGTACAGACAGCCCCGGACCGTGCCGAGATTCTTTTCTCGGTTGAGACTCAGAATGCCGATGTGAAGGTAGCACAGGCCGAGAATGCACAGCAGATGAGTACCTGTATGGAGGCGCTGAAGAAAGCCGGCATCCCCAATGAGTCGTTGCAGACGACCGGATACTCGATCACCCCGATCTACAGTGACCAGTCCAGTTCATCGTCGATACCGGTCACCACCACCGCCAACACGACGATCCAGTCGTACCGCGTCACCAACACCCTGAAGGTGGAACTGACCGATGTCACCCGGGCCGGCGAGGTGATCGATCTGACGACTGCTGCGGGGGCCAACCGTGTCGATTCGCTCAGTTTCAGTCTGAGTGATGCACAGACCGCGATCTATCGAAAGCAGGTTATCACCGAAGCCGTCAACAAGACCCGCCCTGATGCAGAAGCAGCAGCGGCGGCGCTCGGGGTGAGCGTCGGCCAGGTGCAGGATGTCTCGATCGACGGCCTCAGCACACCGGTCACCTACGCCTCGCTGACAAAAAGCACCTCCATTGCGCCGGCAGCGACCGTGTCGACCCCGATCACACCAGGGACAGTCAGCGTGACGGCCCAGGTCGCGGTCGTCTATCGTATCGGTTGA
- a CDS encoding YnfA family protein, whose translation MVFQSLLLFLVAGVCEIGGGYLIWLCLREGRGIEYAVLGAIILVLYGIIPTLQASNFGRIYAAYGGIFIALALLWGWQIDHVVPDRFDIIGAAVALIGVFIIMYWPRTAAIV comes from the coding sequence ATGGTCTTTCAGTCGCTTCTGTTATTTCTCGTCGCTGGGGTATGTGAAATTGGGGGAGGGTACCTGATCTGGCTCTGTCTGCGGGAGGGCAGGGGCATTGAATATGCGGTGCTCGGTGCGATCATACTCGTGCTCTATGGGATCATTCCGACATTGCAGGCCTCAAATTTCGGGAGAATATATGCAGCATATGGAGGAATTTTTATCGCACTTGCACTGCTCTGGGGGTGGCAGATCGATCACGTCGTACCGGATCGGTTTGACATCATCGGCGCCGCAGTCGCTCTGATCGGTGTCTTCATCATTATGTACTGGCCACGGACTGCAGCCATCGTTTGA
- a CDS encoding PAS domain-containing protein: protein MPSDEGTIVSFDLLSQIKSILKNNPKGMSVTDISHKLKMNRNSVAKYLDILSISGQVEMRTFGPAKVYFLSQRVPLGAMLNHTSEFILVLDSGLRVIQINDRFLVFLKEDRDYYLGKTLEETVIPIVSEQIIMDKIQETFTKKEVMLEVQYTQEDGDLFFRVKLISTVFDDGTPGVTIILEEITSQKRAEIALKESEQRFREMVEVSPYPISIIDPHGTYLFINSKFTEVFGYTRDEITSGRDWFSAAYPDETYRKQVIHAWITDIEQAGERPISPRLFQVTTRSGEVKEVIFRTVRLSDQNHYITYEDISERRRVEEALAEQKRVDEVVFTSVQRTREIAERSLDLLFGLDPEGKITQVSPSFERITSYSLEEVRGRMISDLIQEAEIPLSNEFFRLMHAGEEIEGIELHLIKKDGSVIPMMINLVPKMSGTTIVGIQGKLLWV, encoded by the coding sequence ATGCCATCCGACGAGGGGACGATTGTCTCGTTTGATCTCCTTTCCCAGATCAAGAGCATCCTCAAAAACAACCCAAAAGGGATGTCCGTCACCGACATCTCACACAAGTTGAAGATGAACAGGAACTCTGTCGCCAAGTACCTGGACATCCTCTCAATATCCGGACAGGTTGAGATGCGGACCTTCGGCCCTGCCAAGGTCTATTTTCTCTCTCAAAGAGTCCCGCTCGGAGCCATGCTGAACCATACATCTGAATTTATTCTGGTGCTGGACAGCGGACTCCGGGTGATCCAGATCAACGACCGGTTCCTCGTATTTCTCAAGGAGGACCGGGACTATTACCTGGGAAAGACGCTCGAAGAGACGGTGATACCGATCGTCTCCGAACAGATTATCATGGATAAGATCCAGGAGACCTTCACGAAGAAGGAGGTGATGCTGGAGGTCCAGTACACACAGGAGGATGGAGATCTCTTCTTCCGGGTGAAACTGATATCGACGGTCTTCGATGATGGTACTCCGGGGGTCACCATCATCCTCGAAGAGATCACCAGCCAGAAACGAGCAGAGATTGCTCTGAAGGAGAGTGAACAGCGGTTTCGGGAGATGGTCGAGGTCTCACCATACCCGATCTCGATCATCGATCCGCACGGTACGTATCTGTTCATCAACAGCAAGTTCACCGAAGTCTTCGGGTATACCAGGGATGAGATCACCAGTGGGAGGGACTGGTTCAGTGCTGCGTACCCCGACGAGACCTATCGGAAGCAGGTGATCCATGCCTGGATCACCGATATCGAACAGGCAGGGGAGAGGCCGATCAGTCCGCGGCTCTTCCAGGTCACCACCAGATCCGGCGAGGTGAAGGAGGTGATCTTCCGGACGGTCAGACTCTCGGACCAGAATCATTACATCACCTACGAAGACATCTCTGAACGGAGGAGAGTCGAGGAGGCACTCGCCGAACAGAAAAGGGTCGATGAGGTGGTCTTTACCAGTGTACAGCGGACCAGAGAGATCGCAGAGCGGTCACTGGACCTGCTCTTCGGGCTCGACCCTGAGGGAAAGATCACGCAGGTATCCCCCTCTTTCGAAAGAATCACATCGTATTCGTTGGAAGAGGTCAGGGGACGAATGATCAGCGATCTCATCCAGGAAGCTGAGATCCCGCTCTCGAACGAATTCTTCAGGCTGATGCATGCCGGCGAGGAGATCGAAGGGATCGAACTTCATCTGATCAAAAAGGACGGTTCTGTGATTCCCATGATGATCAACCTGGTACCGAAGATGTCAGGAACTACGATCGTTGGAATCCAGGGTAAACTTCTCTGGGTTTAG